Genomic DNA from alpha proteobacterium U9-1i:
TCGACAGTGAGCAACGCGGTTTTGGTGATCGCCTCGGGGCGCACCAATTGGCCCTCGTGCATCAGGGTCCCGTTGGCGAGTGAATATTCCTGAAACACTTCGCGCAGCGTCTGAATGTAGAACTCTTCCGAGAGGTCCATCACCGCGAGATATTCGTCGTAGAACTCGCGGTGCTTATGCGTGCTTTCGCCGTCGCCCTTTACGAGGTTCTGGAAATATTCGTGATGCGCATCGACGTGCCGCGACAGGTTCATGCCCATGAAGCTCGCGAGCTGCACGAAGCCCGGATACACGCGCCGGAACGCGCCGGGATAAATCGCCGGCACCGTGTGGATCATGTTCTTTTGGAACCACTCGATCGAACGTTGCTCGGCGAGCAAGTTCGGCGCAGTCGGTGATTTGCGCGCATCGATGGGCGATCCCATGAACGTCATCGTCGCTGGCGTGCAGGGGTCGTCGGCTTCGGCCATCAAGGCGATCGCCGCCAACACCAACGGACCCGGCTGACACACCGCGACCACATGCGTCTCCGGCCCCAGCGCGCGGATCATGTCGCGCACATAGGAAATGTAGTCGTTCATGTCGAAGCGGCCGGACGTTACCGGCACCATGCGCGCGTCAGCCCAGTCAGTGACGTAAACTTCGTGCTCTGGCAGAAACGCTTCCACTGTGCCGCGCAGCAACGTCGCGTAATGGCCTGACATCGGCGCGACGATCAAAACCGTCGGATCGCTCCGC
This window encodes:
- a CDS encoding intracellular PHB depolymerase, whose protein sequence is MLYSLYELSHWSVAPFRMAAMMQSSMLRSPLNPAADTDIARAAAAASDLFEAVTRRYRKPGWDLPTTTVNGVEVDVSIEKAWSAPWCDMLHFARDGEALRKARGERSDPTVLIVAPMSGHYATLLRGTVEAFLPEHEVYVTDWADARMVPVTSGRFDMNDYISYVRDMIRALGPETHVVAVCQPGPLVLAAIALMAEADDPCTPATMTFMGSPIDARKSPTAPNLLAEQRSIEWFQKNMIHTVPAIYPGAFRRVYPGFVQLASFMGMNLSRHVDAHHEYFQNLVKGDGESTHKHREFYDEYLAVMDLSEEFYIQTLREVFQEYSLANGTLMHEGQLVRPEAITKTALLTVEGENDDISGIGQTQAAHDICSNIPERMRQDYIQPGVGHYGVFNGKRFKTEIYPRMREFMRSFQSAASRAGGKRRLKVVGD